From a single Drosophila sulfurigaster albostrigata strain 15112-1811.04 chromosome 3, ASM2355843v2, whole genome shotgun sequence genomic region:
- the LOC133840837 gene encoding uncharacterized protein LOC133840837 gives MKYCACIFIKILQLIACVSEFILKKLADTYSDRMLRNNIKHLREWTLLNSISLSKESDEFSILTIMGFTFVSAVLLLTRFIEKTTNYHTSENIFLCFGVIFFAIQGLLLLGTAEQLADNISDFAFSLGGLSFLCAVLFTIDFIFFRRMAISKDVFSQTDLESSIPTVYIQETNQNNKIKSIDQCCSRSIPNDNTKLTYLRTDL, from the exons atgaagtattgtgcttgtatttttattaaaatcttACAACTG ATTGCTTGTGTGTCCGAGTTCATCTTGAAAAAACTTGCTGACACATATTCTGACCGAATGTtgagaaataatataaaacatttaagaGAATGGACGCTTTTGAATTCGATTTCATTGTCAAAAGAATCCGACGAATTTAGTATACTAACTATAATGGGATTCACATTTGTATCCGCTGTTCTGTTGTTGACGAG ATTTATTGAAAAGACGACCAACTATCATACGTCTGAGAACATTTTTCTGTGCTTTGGAGTTATTTTCTTTGCGATACAAg gaTTATTATTACTTGGAACCGCAGAACAATTAGCAGACAATATTTCAGATTTTGCATTTTCTCTCGGAGGATTATCTTTTCTGTGTGctgttttatttacaattgacttcattttttttagaCGCATGGCAATATCAAAAGATGTATTTTCACAAACCGACTTGGAATCATCAATACCGACAGTTTATATTCAAGAaactaatcaaaataataaaataaagtccATAGATCAATGCTGCTCGCGTTCAATACCTAATGATAATACGAAACTAACATACTTGCGAACAGATCTctaa
- the LOC133840835 gene encoding cytochrome c oxidase assembly protein COX15 homolog, producing MWRLLSQRSKQLKVQFSSRRLQQAVVETSHVKHIPSRPPALNTSNPKTDRTVGKWFLGCGGMVFVAVGLGGVTRLTESGLSMVTWKLMGEHKPRNQEEWIKEFEKYQQYPEFKMKNAHITLEEFKFIYMMEYIHRMWGRAIGAFFLVPAAYFWKKGYFCAKTKKMVLVLGTLIGLQGLMGWYMVKSGLENRFENPNDVPRVSQYRLASHLAAAFVLYSLFLSNALTKLIPGDKVVAIGKRALNIKSLSHLTKGMVFLTAISGAFVAGLDAGLVYNSFPKMGDNWIPDDILQFKPLHKNITENPTTVQFNHRILGISTVSLISALWILTRRQQLPKRARWAINAAMVMAWTQATLGVTTLLNYVPVPLATAHQSGSLLLLSFAVWVSHELRFLKYLPK from the exons ATGTGGCGGCTGCTGAGTCAGAGATCCAAGCAACTAAAAGTGCAATTTTCAAGTCGCCGGCTACAGCAGGCTGTAGTGGAGACTTCGCATGTTAAA CATATTCCATCGCGACCACCTGCCTTAAATACCAGCAATCCGAAGACGGATCGTACAGTTGGAAAATGGTTTTTAGGATGCGGCGGCATGGTATTCGTAGCTGTAGGACttg GTGGTGTAACAAGATTAACAGAGTCGGGACTGTCGATGGTCACATGGAAGCTAATGGGTGAACACAAGCCGCGTAATCAAGAAGAATGGATAAAAGAGTTTGAGAAGTATCAGCAATATCCCgaattcaaaat GAAAAACGCACACATCACCTTGgaagaatttaaattcatatatatgaTGGAATACATTCATAGAATGTGGGGTCGTGCCATTGGAGCTTTCTTCTTAGTACCTGCAgcatatttttggaaaaaggGATATTTTTGtgctaaaaccaaaaaaatggtTCTTGTCCTGGGCACATTAATTGGTTTGCAAGGACTAATGGGTTGGTACATGGTAAAATCAGGCCTAGAAAACCGATTTGAAAATCCGAACGATGTGCCGCGCGTTTCACAATATCGGCTAGCTTCGCATTTGGCTGCTGCATTCGTACTTTACAGTTTATTCTTATCGAATGCGCTGACTAAGCTAATTCCCGGAGATAAAGTTGTGGCCATAGGAAAACGGGCTCTTAATATTAAAAGCTTGTCACATTTAACCAAGGGAATGGTCTTTTTGACTGCCATATCTGGGGCATTTGTCGCCGGTTTAGATGCTGGATTGGTTTATAATTCGTTTCCAAAAATGGGCGACAATTGGATACCTGATGatatattgcaatttaagccattgcacaaaaatataacagaGAACCCAACAACTGTTCAGTTTAATCATCGGATACTGGGTATTTCAACAGTTTCCTTAATATCTGCCTTATGGATACTCACGAGACGTCAGCAGTTGCCAAAAAGAGCCCGTTGGGCAATAAATGCTGCAATGGTTATGGCTTGGACACAAGCCACATTAGGTGTAACCACTTTACTCAATTATGTACCTGTGCCTTTAGCTACTGCCCATCAATCTGGATCTTTGTTGCTCCTGAGCTTTGCTGTGTGGGTCTCACATGAACTGCGTTTCTTGAAATACCTACCAAAATAA
- the LOC133840834 gene encoding THO complex subunit 5 — MENVLNKQFLKLKEAMDEILELKNNGHVFEVKQSSAALMFVALKHSNREVKRNIKSGRDELHLEKSKVDLSRLHLQNLLYEVSHLKKEIVRCQKFKSRDSYLELLSDKEYSNKFCNGSEDISNMTDHKTQLYRLECELKLRKELDNQYSGLLTSKQELLQDNLNQTQRYLSFGPALRTLLDSTKPLHDALQLSLDVEWKLSSIVKYLPRALYILYLNLESLQRANDKLLIKSEVVGFESDAQMQGLLSEQDMSLTERRYFTEVNNTPESMVNSVLERALKAHPLHIRLVMENPDKSYELVLLVRYWGLLKCTTVRAELNSVTPSNVQGDSSMLQNLLGHLFPDDLGNEIPVPGIDHELQNLKLSTEECMEYLNQNGFGKPYCWLQSMCSIATVNKKKIFRHELNLHKWTLDVFNRISKRWQSLMRLTQQVRGLTYKDIDLYSLKENIYPEGLSCSLVQWTVISTEEFNIQNSDLITNLPTENGITYTSYRAVIVRGSAKMECFIRIPSNYPMEIPLWILSVHWNGRRTAMNNSDIQMMEFWTNSLRPEHLEKNHRLLYAQLFRTIYSFDIFLETEGSMQFTREYNKEKPYISAFTKRIRLRPYRYVTKGSVHTFKQ; from the exons atggaaaatgttttaaataaacagTTTCTAAAGCTAAAAGAAGCTATGGATGAAATTTTGGAGTTGAAAAACAAC GGACACGTTTTTGAAGTGAAGCAATCATCCGCTGCTTTAATGTTTGTAGCTCTCAAGCATTCCAATCGAGAagttaaaagaaatattaaatcgGGTAGAGATGAATTACATTTGGAGAAGTCGAAAGTGGACCTCAGCAGATTGCACTTGCAAAATCTTTTGTATGAAGTTAGCCATCTAAAAAAGGAGATCGTTCGCTGTCAGAAATTTAAAAGCCGCGACTCGTACCTGGAATTATTATCGGACAAAGAGTACtctaataaattttgtaatggCTCTGAAGATATCTCCAATATGACGGATCACAAGACGCAACTTTACCGCCTGGAATGCGAACTAAAATTGCGAAAAGAGCTGGATAACCAATACAGTGGTCTGCTAACATCAAAACAAGAGTTATTACAAGATAACTTAAATCAGACGCAAAGATATCTCTCATTTGGTCCAGCGCTTCGCACATTACTTGACTCTACAAAGCCGTTGCACGATGCTCTGCAACTGTCTCTTGATGTTGAATGGAAACTAAGCTCTATTGTGAAATATCTGCCACGCgcattgtatattttatatctgaACCTTGAGTCCTTGCAGCGTGCCAAcgataaattgttaattaaatccGAAGTTGTGGGTTTCGAGAGTGATGCCCAAATGCAAGGATTGCTTTCGGAACAAGACATGTCGTTAACGGAACGTCGCTATTTTACAGAAGTTAATAATACTCCTGAGAGTATGGTTAACAGTGTATTGGAGCGTGCTCTGAAAGCCCATCCACTTCACATCCGTTTGGTT atgGAAAACCCAGACAAGTCCTATGAACTGGTGCTTCTAGTGCGGTATTGGGGATTACTCAAATGTACAACAGTGCGGGCGGAATTAAATAGCGTAACTCCATCAAATGTTCAAGG AGATTCAAGTATGCTGCAAAATCTTCTTGGACATTTATTTCCTGACGATTTGGGCAATGAGATTCCCGTACCAGGCATTGATCATGAA ttacaaaatttaaaattgagcaCCGAGGAATGCATGGAATATCTCAATCAGAATGGATTTGGTAAGCCTTATTGTTGGTTACAAAGTATGTGCTCCATAGCAAcagtcaacaaaaaaaagatatttagACATGAACTTAATTTGCACAAATGGACGCTTGATGTTTTCAACCGTATTTCCAAACGCTGGCAATCTTTGATGAGATTAACGCAACAAGTTCGAGGACTCACATATAAGGATATCGATTTGTACtctttaaaagaaaacatatatCCGGAAGGCTTGTCGTGCAGTCTAGTGCAGTGGACAGTTATTTCAACGGAGGAATTCAACATACAGAATTCAGACTTGATTACGAATTTGCCGACTGAGAATGGCATTACATATACCTCATATCGAGCTGTAATTGTGCGCGGCTCTGCCAAAATGGAATGCTTTATTAGAATACCAAGCAACTATCCCATGGAAATTCCGCTTTGGATTTTGAGTGTGCATTGGAATGGTCGACGCACGGCTATGAATAACTCTG ataTTCAGATGATGGAATTCTGGACAAACTCTCTGCGACCTGAGCACTTGGAAAAAAATCATCGGCTGCTTTACGCACAGCTTTTCCGCACCATTTACagttttgatatatttctCGAAACCGAAGGCTCTATGCAGTTCACAAGGGAatataacaaagaaaaaccaTACATTAGTGCATTCACCAAGCGCATTCGCTTGCGTCCATACAGATATGTCACAAAAGGATCTGTGCACACATTTAAgcaataa
- the LOC133840836 gene encoding uncharacterized protein C6orf136 homolog, protein MMRGPRIVCLSKWYHRERSCISIAKRLYVNEVVSGKPTLLSMQKFTVARTAFDNSQENKATNPNSSSPTQNNETNKSREGLERAYSVLQSTLPKLFVEPLDYSIYSPNLIFENNITGKHTVGLYHYVKQIAILRTVGHLKYAYVKFEVLKITKHPEDETIRIRWRVRGISGLKVMFQFWKYKVWQLKEVLKDQEAWYDGYSVCFLGQDGLIHKHVVDKVMPDENREVNESSTTPALPTGSLAATASQKIGFQ, encoded by the coding sequence atgaTGCGTGGGCCGAGAATTGTATGCCTAAGTAAATGGTATCACAGAGAACGATCGTGTATATCTATTGCGAAGCGACTTTACGTGAATGAAGTGGTATCTGGTAAACCCACACTTCTCTCGATGCAGAAATTCACAGTTGCCCGAACTGCGTTCGATAATAGTCAGGAAAACAAAGCGACAAACCCAAATAGCTCGAGCCCAACACAAAACAATGAGACCAACAAAAGCCGGGAAGGCTTGGAACGCGCCTACAGTGTGCTACAAAGTACTCTGCCCAAGCTGTTTGTGGAACCGCTCGACTACTCCATCTACAGTCCAAACctcatttttgaaaataacatcACCGGCAAACACACGGTTGGCCTTTATCATTATGTTAAACAGATTGCCATTCTGCGCACAGTGGgtcatttgaaatatgccTATGTTAAATTCGAGGTACTTAAAATCACGAAGCACCCAGAAGATGAAACAATTCGGATAAGATGGCGTGTAAGAGGTATTTCTGGATTAAAGGTTATGTTTCAATTCTGGAAATACAAAGTATGGCAGTTAAAAGAAGTGCTTAAAGACCAAGAGGCTTGGTACGATGGATACTCCGTGTGCTTCTTGGGCCAAGATGGACTAATTCACAAGCATGTCGTGGATAAAGTAATGCCGGATGAGAATCGAGAGGTAAACGAAAGCAGCACCACTCCAGCGCTGCCAACGGGCTCCTTGGCGGCAACGGCCTCACAAAAAATTGGGTTTCAGTAA
- the LOC133840833 gene encoding alpha-catulin: protein MYGLSASALDVNNQRYRIRDIDNEEIMSTFGNIGHSLSTAVERFITIGEIIAEENSDIKADMYEAAKEARDAGKSIEHLCDLSPLSGMELRHHIEPLKDYGAIVLAARSLLSSITRILLLVDIIVVKKLLTAKKRASESLEKLESVMNFTEFVRAFSIFGTEMIELAYLTGHHRNSFKEERRRAQMFSARQILEKSISILLTSSKSSLIHSDCVIVKENRDTVFCQIRRAMDLIHFVIKDSIFDSAKHMAFRNARCNSNYENESIYTTIKRIVNLIKRYKLQTSQYDCNSNNEGNNDSDPAFYSLFNDEHWQSDIYHKDKNLAPLIKNTNAKKNLTYESLDLRDELSMAFDKLFEKAHDFTDSPYISHEHRKNILTYCDNCKLEFDMYLNHLIKDQHDNMGARVQVQGRQEPEMSMLSSLEELCKQLVISVSSQIPDFNESLKLCTKIVKSFHMLAVTHDLENLNQCSTKFHDCCDHIFDICKLLQHIAPTERLQVHAKCLAINLRIYGPQVFIAAKILWKYTNSSAANENFESFLDMWKWLINEISMISKKILVTVDTSKTELDSQIEKCETTIKSAKPYVPATEEGEMVEYSGLDSKTNGDPGTFQSKWADDVSDDNDILKRAKNMSAMAFLMYQFTKGSGSLRTTQDLFTQAEYFAEEANRLYKVLRHFSYQVPASDNKKDLLGILDRVPTFVQALQFTVKDHTVGKAATFVKVDHVIRETKNLMNVINKVVSKCFECANKYKLNLTGITGGLTSGSVRGDDNVSGGMGDSKGTTSSSEGSM from the exons ATGTATGGATTATCCGCATCAGCGCTTGATGTTAAT AATCAACGCTATCGCATTCGTGATATTGATAACGAGGAAATCATGTCAACGTTTGGAAACATTGGGCATTCTTTAAGTACTGCCGTTGAGAGATTTATAACAATTGGTGAAATAATAGCAGAGGAAAACTCTGATATAAAAGCTGATATGTACGAGGCTGCAAAGGAGGCAAGAGATGCGG gCAAATCGATTGAACATTTATGCGACCTGTCACCTTTAAGTGGAATGGAGCTTCGTCATCATATCGAGCCCCTAAAGGATTATGGGGCAATCGTATTGGCAGCACGATCATTGCTCTCGTCTATAACCAGGATTCTACTGCTGGTGGATATCATAGTTGTCAAGAAACTATTGACCGCAAAGAAACGGGCATCGGAAAGTCTAGAAAAATTGGAGTCTGTAATGAATTTCACCGAGTTTGTGCGTGCGTTTTCCATATTTGGAACGGAAATGATTGAGTTGGCCTACCTCACGGGACATCATCGGAACTCGTTCAAGGAGGAGCGTCGACGAGCACAAATGTTTTCGGCTCGTCAGATTTTGGAGAAGTCCATATCAATTCTATTGACATCATCGAAAAGCAGTTTGATACACAGTGATTGTGTAATTGTGAAAGAGAATCGGGACACGGTATTTTGTCAAATCCGCCGGGCAATGGATCTTATACATTTCGTGATCAAGGACAGCATATTTGATTCAGCCAAACATATGGCATTTCGCAATGCGCGCTGCAATTCGAATTATGAGAACGAAAGCATATACACAACAATCAAGCGAATTGTCAATCTGATCAAGAGATATAAGCTGCAGACCAGTCAATACGATTGCAATAGCAATAATGAGGGCAACAACGATTCTGATCCCGCCTTCTACTCCTTATTTAACGACGAGCATTGGCAAAGTGATATTTACCACAAAGACAAGAATCTAGCGCCTCTGATTAAGAATACTAATGCGAAGAAGAATTTAACGTACGAGAGTTTGGATCTACGAGACGAATTATCCATGGCGTTCGATAAGCTCTTTGAGAAGGCGCACGACTTCACAGACTCTCCATATATTAGTCACGAGCATCGAAAAAACATACTGACCTACTGTGACAACTGCAAGCTGGAGTTTGACATGTATCTGAACCACCTGATCAAGGACCAGCATGACAATATGGGCGCTCGTGTGCAGGTGCAGGGCAGGCAGGAACCGGAAATGAGTATGCTGAGCAGTCTGGAAGAACTTTGCAAGCAACTGGTCATCTCGGTGTCCAGTCAAATACCCGACTTTAATGAATCGCTTAAACTATGCACGAAAATTGTCAAATCGTTTCATATGTTGGCCGTAACGCACGATCTGGAGAATCTAAATCAGTGTTCGACCAAATTCCACGATTGCTGTGATcacatttttgatatttgcaaACTTTTGCAGCATATTGCACCCACGGAAAGACTTCAGGTACATGCCAAGTGTTTGGCCATCAATTTGAGAATCTATGGACCGCAAGTATTTATTGCCGCCAAAATCTTGTGGAAATATACGAATAGCAGCGCAGCAAATGAGAACTTTGAATCGTTTTTGGATATGTGGAAATGGTTAATTAATGAGATCTCAATGATTTCCAAGAAAATCCTTGTTACAGTCGACACATCCAAAACAGAGCTTGATTCTCAAATAGAG AAATGTGAAACTACAATAAAATCAGCAAAACCATATGTACCTGCCACTGAAGAAGGGGAAATGGTGGAGTACTCAGGTCTAGATAGTAAAACTAATGGAGATCCAGGTACTTTTCAATCGAAATGGGCGGACGATGTGTccgacgacaacgacatttTAAAACGAGCCAAAAATATGTCTGCAATGGCTTTTCTCATGTATCAATTTACAAAGGGAAGCGGTTCTCTAAGAACCACTCAAGATTTGTTTACTCAGGCCGAATATTTTGCTGAAGAAGCCAATCGACTTTACAAAGTTCTTCGGCATTTTTCATACCAG GTGCCAGCAAGTGATAACAAGAAGGATCTTTTAGGTATTTTAGATAGAGTGCCGACTTTTGTCCAAGCACTTCAATTTACAGTAAAAGATCATACAGTGGGCAAGGCTGCCACTTTCGTTAAGGTTGATCATGTCATAAGAGAAACAAAGAATCTAATGAATGTTATTAACAAAGTTGTATCGAAATGTTTTGAGTGCGCAAACAAG tacaaattaaatttaactggGATAACTGGAGGACTTACGTCCGGTTCGGTGCGTGGAGATGATAATGTATCTGGCGGTATGGGTGACTCCAAAGGAACAACGAGCAGCAGCGAGGGGAGCATGTGA
- the LOC133842504 gene encoding guanine nucleotide-binding protein G(s) subunit alpha isoform X2 encodes MGCFGSPTSKQSDVSSEDSKSQKRRSDAISRQLQKDKQLYRATHRLLLLGAGESGKSTIVKQMRILHVDGFSEQEKKQKIDDIKKNIRDAILTITGAMSTLNPPVALEKKENEPRVEYIQDYASSPDFNYPPEFYEHTEELWKDKGVLQTYERSNEYQLIDCAKYFLDRVSTIKNPNYTPNEQDILRCRVLTSGIFETRFQVDKVNFHMFDVGGQRDERRKWIQCFNDVTAIIFVTACSSYNMVLREDPTQNRLRESLDLFKSIWNNRWLRTISIILFLNKQDLLAEKIKAGKSKLSEYFSEFNKYQTPSDAIMESNDDPEVIRAKYFIRDEFLRISTASGDGKHYCYPHFTCAVDTENIKRVFNDCRDIIQRMHLRQYELL; translated from the exons ATGGGTTGTTTTGGCTCACCAACCTCCAAACAGTCCGATGTCAGTTCGGAGGATTCGAAAAGTCAAAAGCGTCGCAGCGATGCCATCTCACGGCAATTGCAAAAGGATAAACAGCTCTATCGAGCTACACACAGGCTCCTGTTATTGGGAGCGGGTGAGTCGGGCAAATCAACTATAGTCAAACAGATGCGAATATTGCATGTCGATGGATTTTCTGAACAagagaagaagcagaaaattgatgatattaaaaagaatattcgAGATGCTATATTG ACTATTACAGGAGCCATGAGCACACTTAATCCACCTGTAGCtttagaaaagaaagaaaatgagCCTAGGGTGGAATACATTCAGGATTATGCTTCTA GTCCCGACTTTAACTATCCTCCTGAATTTTATGAACACACCGAAGAATTGTGGAAAGACAAAGGGGTCCTACAAACCTATGAAAGGTCAAATGAATATCAATTAATTGACTGTGCAAAATA ctttttGGATCGAGTAAGCACAATTAAGAATCCAAATTATACACCAAATGAACAAGATATTCTACGGTGCCGTGTTTTGACTTCTGGAATATTTGAAACAAGATTTCAAGTTGACAAAGTTAATTTTCA TATGTTTGATGTGGGAGGTCAGCGCGATGAGCGACGAAAATGGATTCAATGTTTCAATGATGTAACTGCTATAATATTTGTAACAGCATGCTCAAGTTATAATATGGTTTTGCGTGAGGACCCCACTCAAAATCGACTTCGAGAATCCTTGGACTTATTTAAGAGTATTTGGAATAACAG ATGGCTGCGCACAATTTCCATTATACTTTTTCTAAATAAGCAAGATTTGTTAGCAGAGAAAATAAAGGCTGGAAAAAGTAAATTGTCGGAATATTTCTCCGAGTTTAACAAATATCAAACGCCAA GTGACGCAATAATGGAATCCAATGATGACCCAGAAGTAATAAgagcaaaatatttcatacGGGACGAGTTTCTG CGTATATCAACTGCAAGTGGAGATGGTAAACACTATTGTTACCCACATTTCACATGCGCCGTTGACACAGAAAACATCAAACGAGTTTTTAATGATTGTAGGGATATAATTCAGAGGATGCACCTTCGTCAATACGAATTGTTATAG
- the LOC133842504 gene encoding G protein alpha s subunit isoform X1, translated as MGCFGSPTSKQSDVSSEDSKSQKRRSDAISRQLQKDKQLYRATHRLLLLGAGESGKSTIVKQMRILHVDGFSEQEKKQKIDDIKKNIRDAILTITGAMSTLNPPVALEKKENEPRVEYIQDYASSPDFNYPPEFYEHTEELWKDKGVLQTYERSNEYQLIDCAKYFLDRVSTIKNPNYTPNEQDILRCRVLTSGIFETRFQVDKVNFHMFDVGGQRDERRKWIQCFNDVTAIIFVTACSSYNMVLREDPTQNRLRESLDLFKSIWNNRWLRTISIILFLNKQDLLAEKIKAGKSKLSEYFSEFNKYQTPSDTGDAIMESNDDPEVIRAKYFIRDEFLRISTASGDGKHYCYPHFTCAVDTENIKRVFNDCRDIIQRMHLRQYELL; from the exons ATGGGTTGTTTTGGCTCACCAACCTCCAAACAGTCCGATGTCAGTTCGGAGGATTCGAAAAGTCAAAAGCGTCGCAGCGATGCCATCTCACGGCAATTGCAAAAGGATAAACAGCTCTATCGAGCTACACACAGGCTCCTGTTATTGGGAGCGGGTGAGTCGGGCAAATCAACTATAGTCAAACAGATGCGAATATTGCATGTCGATGGATTTTCTGAACAagagaagaagcagaaaattgatgatattaaaaagaatattcgAGATGCTATATTG ACTATTACAGGAGCCATGAGCACACTTAATCCACCTGTAGCtttagaaaagaaagaaaatgagCCTAGGGTGGAATACATTCAGGATTATGCTTCTA GTCCCGACTTTAACTATCCTCCTGAATTTTATGAACACACCGAAGAATTGTGGAAAGACAAAGGGGTCCTACAAACCTATGAAAGGTCAAATGAATATCAATTAATTGACTGTGCAAAATA ctttttGGATCGAGTAAGCACAATTAAGAATCCAAATTATACACCAAATGAACAAGATATTCTACGGTGCCGTGTTTTGACTTCTGGAATATTTGAAACAAGATTTCAAGTTGACAAAGTTAATTTTCA TATGTTTGATGTGGGAGGTCAGCGCGATGAGCGACGAAAATGGATTCAATGTTTCAATGATGTAACTGCTATAATATTTGTAACAGCATGCTCAAGTTATAATATGGTTTTGCGTGAGGACCCCACTCAAAATCGACTTCGAGAATCCTTGGACTTATTTAAGAGTATTTGGAATAACAG ATGGCTGCGCACAATTTCCATTATACTTTTTCTAAATAAGCAAGATTTGTTAGCAGAGAAAATAAAGGCTGGAAAAAGTAAATTGTCGGAATATTTCTCCGAGTTTAACAAATATCAAACGCCAAG cGATACAGGTGACGCAATAATGGAATCCAATGATGACCCAGAAGTAATAAgagcaaaatatttcatacGGGACGAGTTTCTG CGTATATCAACTGCAAGTGGAGATGGTAAACACTATTGTTACCCACATTTCACATGCGCCGTTGACACAGAAAACATCAAACGAGTTTTTAATGATTGTAGGGATATAATTCAGAGGATGCACCTTCGTCAATACGAATTGTTATAG